One part of the Nitrospiria bacterium genome encodes these proteins:
- a CDS encoding acetate/propionate family kinase translates to MSDAILVLNAGSSSLKFSVFLNEDPPRPLLRGQIEGLPGRPRFVARDATTLVGEKEWEAGARLDHRGAIEFLFRWGRGGALGGNRIVATGHRVVHGGVKFTGPVLLDPETVADLEALIPLAPLHQPHNVAAIKAATQMAPNIAHVACFDTSFHRTQPAVAQAFALPRQYADEGVRRYGFHGLSYEYIASVLAGMDRRAAHGRTVVAHLGNGASLCAMEGGQSVATTMSFTALDGLMMGTRCGAIDPGVLLYLIDRHGMNARALGELLYEQSGLLGVSGISSDMRELLESPDSRAAEAVNLFVYRVGREIGSLAAALGGLDALVFTGGIGEHAVSIRERVCREAGWLGLELDMEANEKGGPCISRKGSRVTAWVIPTDEELMIAQHIRRLIGSAP, encoded by the coding sequence ATGTCGGACGCAATCCTGGTGCTCAATGCCGGCTCCTCGAGCCTGAAGTTTTCGGTCTTTCTCAACGAAGACCCGCCCCGGCCCCTTCTGCGCGGGCAGATCGAAGGACTGCCGGGGCGCCCGCGGTTCGTGGCCCGCGACGCCACGACCCTCGTCGGCGAAAAGGAGTGGGAGGCCGGCGCCCGGCTGGATCATCGGGGCGCGATCGAGTTCCTATTCAGATGGGGTCGGGGCGGCGCGCTCGGCGGGAATCGAATTGTCGCGACAGGGCATCGCGTCGTGCACGGAGGGGTTAAGTTTACGGGGCCGGTGCTCCTCGACCCGGAAACGGTGGCCGATTTGGAGGCGCTCATCCCGCTGGCCCCGTTGCACCAACCGCACAACGTGGCGGCGATCAAAGCGGCGACACAGATGGCTCCTAACATAGCCCATGTAGCCTGCTTCGACACCTCCTTTCACCGCACGCAACCGGCGGTCGCGCAGGCCTTCGCACTGCCGCGCCAGTATGCCGACGAAGGCGTTCGTCGCTACGGATTTCACGGCCTGTCCTACGAATACATCGCCTCGGTGCTGGCCGGGATGGATCGGCGCGCGGCCCATGGGCGTACCGTGGTCGCGCACCTGGGCAACGGCGCCAGCCTTTGCGCGATGGAGGGCGGCCAAAGTGTCGCCACGACGATGAGCTTCACGGCATTGGACGGGCTCATGATGGGCACCCGCTGCGGTGCGATCGATCCCGGTGTGCTGCTTTATTTGATCGATCGGCACGGCATGAACGCCCGCGCACTGGGGGAACTTCTTTACGAACAATCCGGGTTGCTCGGTGTCTCGGGCATTTCGAGCGACATGCGCGAGCTGTTGGAAAGTCCCGACTCCCGCGCTGCCGAGGCGGTGAATCTGTTCGTCTATCGGGTCGGCCGCGAGATCGGGTCACTCGCCGCGGCCCTGGGGGGACTCGACGCACTGGTGTTTACCGGAGGCATCGGCGAACATGCGGTTTCGATTCGCGAGCGCGTCTGCCGCGAGGCGGGCTGGCTCGGACTGGAACTGGATATGGAGGCCAACGAAAAGGGTGGCCCCTGTATCAGCCGTAAGGGCAGCCGCGTGACCGCATGGGTGATACCGACCGATGAGGAGCTGATGATCGCACAGCACATACGGCGTTTGATTGGATCAGCGCCGTAG
- the glgX gene encoding glycogen debranching protein GlgX, with protein sequence MEIQPIRNRKGVGPTQTKRGEEVDPGVLKEGASAPLGAMVYPDGVNFSLFSRNATRVELLLFDDEKAKKPSKVIPLDPDRNRTYHYWHCFVPDLKPGQVYAYRADGPFTPELGLRFDGEKVLIDPYGLAIAVPDAYNRGAASRPGDNAATAMKSVVADPGSYDWEGDRPLKRPFAETVIYELHVRGFTRHPSSGVAPVKRGTFAGLIEKIPYLKDLGVTAVELLPVFQFDPQDAPEGRVNYWGYQPVSFFAPHHAYSSRKGALSVLDEFRDMVKALHRAGIEVILDVVFNHTTEGGQNGPTLCYRGLANDFYYILEQDKSRYADYTGCGNTLNANQPFVRRLIQDSLRYWVTQMHVDGFRFDLASILSRDESGRSLPNPPVLWDIESDPLLAGTKLIAEAWDAAGLYQVGSFVGDTWQEWNGRFRDDVRRFLKGDNGSVSPIAARLLGSPDIYGHDQREAEQSVNFVTCHDGFTLNDLVSYDRKHNEANGEDNRDGSNDNLSWNCGAEGPSDDPAIEALRNRQVKNFFALELLAAGTPMLLMGDEVRRTQRGNNNAYGQDGEISWFDWGLLERHADVHRFVKALTAFRQRRDVLAEDKNLTLNQLLDRAKIEWHGVALNHPDWSDASHAVAFTLRSLRGRYILHGMFNAYWEPLAFELPPVPPGNKHRWRRCIDTARTSPDDIYTWDKAPAVAQATFVVQPRSIVLLALSLQGSAEGRFKKG encoded by the coding sequence ATGGAAATTCAACCGATCCGCAATCGCAAGGGCGTTGGCCCGACACAAACCAAACGAGGGGAAGAGGTGGACCCCGGTGTTCTCAAAGAAGGGGCGAGCGCCCCTCTCGGCGCAATGGTTTATCCCGACGGCGTCAACTTCAGCCTATTTTCAAGAAACGCGACCCGGGTCGAGCTGCTGCTGTTCGACGATGAGAAGGCTAAAAAGCCGTCGAAGGTCATTCCGCTCGATCCCGACCGGAACCGCACCTATCACTACTGGCATTGCTTCGTCCCGGACCTTAAGCCGGGCCAGGTCTATGCCTATCGAGCCGACGGGCCCTTCACGCCGGAGCTTGGTTTAAGGTTCGACGGGGAGAAGGTTCTGATCGACCCCTACGGCCTGGCCATCGCGGTTCCCGATGCCTACAACCGCGGAGCGGCGAGCCGGCCCGGAGACAATGCGGCGACGGCGATGAAAAGCGTCGTGGCCGATCCCGGGAGCTATGACTGGGAAGGCGACCGGCCGCTCAAGCGGCCCTTTGCGGAAACGGTGATCTACGAGCTTCATGTCCGCGGCTTCACCCGCCATCCCAGCTCGGGCGTCGCGCCCGTGAAGCGGGGGACCTTCGCCGGCTTGATCGAAAAGATTCCTTATCTTAAAGACCTGGGGGTCACCGCCGTCGAGCTGTTGCCGGTTTTTCAGTTCGACCCCCAGGATGCGCCCGAAGGCCGCGTGAACTACTGGGGCTACCAGCCGGTCTCCTTTTTCGCGCCGCATCATGCGTACAGCTCGCGGAAGGGAGCCCTGTCCGTGCTCGATGAATTTCGCGACATGGTGAAGGCGCTTCATCGCGCCGGAATCGAAGTCATCCTGGATGTCGTATTCAATCACACGACGGAGGGCGGTCAAAACGGACCGACATTGTGCTATCGCGGCCTGGCCAACGACTTCTATTACATTCTGGAGCAGGACAAATCGCGCTACGCGGACTACACCGGCTGCGGCAATACGCTGAACGCCAACCAGCCGTTCGTGCGCCGGTTGATTCAGGACAGCCTCCGCTATTGGGTGACGCAGATGCACGTCGACGGCTTTCGGTTCGATCTCGCCTCGATCCTGTCCCGCGACGAGTCGGGCCGGTCCCTGCCGAACCCGCCCGTTCTCTGGGACATCGAGTCGGATCCCCTGCTGGCCGGCACGAAGCTGATCGCGGAGGCGTGGGACGCCGCGGGACTCTATCAGGTGGGAAGCTTCGTCGGCGACACCTGGCAGGAATGGAACGGCCGCTTCCGGGACGACGTGCGGCGGTTTTTAAAGGGCGACAACGGCTCGGTGTCGCCTATTGCGGCCCGGCTCCTGGGCAGTCCCGACATCTACGGCCACGACCAACGGGAGGCGGAGCAGAGCGTCAATTTCGTCACCTGTCACGACGGCTTCACCCTCAACGATCTGGTTTCCTACGACCGGAAGCACAACGAGGCCAACGGCGAGGACAATCGCGACGGTTCCAACGACAATCTGAGCTGGAACTGCGGCGCGGAGGGACCGTCGGACGATCCGGCGATCGAGGCGCTGCGAAACCGCCAGGTGAAGAACTTTTTTGCGCTGGAGTTGCTGGCGGCCGGCACCCCGATGCTGTTGATGGGCGACGAGGTGCGGCGGACCCAGCGGGGAAACAACAACGCCTATGGCCAGGACGGCGAGATCAGTTGGTTTGACTGGGGCCTGCTGGAGCGCCATGCCGACGTTCACCGGTTTGTCAAAGCGCTGACGGCGTTTCGCCAGCGTCGTGACGTGCTGGCGGAAGACAAAAACCTTACCCTGAACCAACTCCTGGATCGGGCAAAAATCGAGTGGCACGGGGTGGCGCTGAACCACCCGGACTGGAGCGACGCGTCGCATGCCGTCGCCTTCACATTGCGCAGCCTCCGGGGACGATATATCCTCCACGGGATGTTCAACGCTTATTGGGAACCGTTGGCGTTCGAACTGCCCCCCGTCCCACCGGGGAATAAGCATCGATGGCGGCGGTGTATCGACACCGCGCGGACGTCCCCCGATGACATCTATACCTGGGACAAGGCGCCGGCCGTGGCGCAGGCGACCTTTGTCGTCCAGCCGCGCTCGATCGTCCTTCTCGCGCTTTCGCTTCAGGGGTCCGCCGAGGGCCGTTTCAAAAAGGGATGA
- a CDS encoding histidine phosphatase family protein, producing MTARPTQHVYLIRHGETEWSLSGQHTGITDIPLTENGRNVARLLKPVLDKESFARVFSSPLRRARETCDLAGFGERAEIDRDLMEWNYGEYEGLTPKQIHTKAPGWMIFSDGCPGGEGPEQVGARADRVIGRVRAVEGNVALFAHGHIFRVFAARWLGLPAAAGRHFLLDTATLNILGYYRDIPAVKRWNAMLTS from the coding sequence ATGACCGCGAGACCGACCCAGCACGTTTATCTCATCCGGCACGGCGAGACGGAGTGGAGTCTGAGCGGCCAGCACACCGGAATCACGGATATCCCGCTCACGGAAAACGGCCGGAACGTGGCCCGGCTGTTGAAGCCGGTATTGGACAAGGAGAGCTTCGCACGGGTTTTTTCAAGCCCCCTGCGGCGCGCCCGTGAGACCTGCGACCTGGCCGGATTCGGCGAGCGCGCGGAAATCGATCGGGACTTGATGGAATGGAACTACGGCGAATACGAAGGGCTCACCCCGAAACAGATCCACACGAAAGCGCCCGGCTGGATGATCTTCAGCGACGGTTGTCCCGGAGGAGAGGGCCCGGAGCAGGTCGGTGCCCGCGCCGATCGTGTGATCGGAAGAGTCCGCGCGGTGGAAGGGAACGTCGCCCTTTTTGCGCACGGCCATATTTTCAGGGTCTTTGCGGCCCGGTGGCTCGGACTTCCGGCCGCGGCGGGGCGTCACTTCCTTCTCGATACCGCGACGCTGAACATCCTGGGTTATTACCGGGACATCCCGGCGGTGAAGAGGTGGAATGCCATGCTCACATCGTAG
- a CDS encoding class I fructose-bisphosphate aldolase has translation MKTTDLAMTARSLVADGKGILAADETPPTMTKRLDARKIESTPDSRRAYREMFFTTPGIAEFISGVILQDETIRQRASKGTGLADLLAKQGILPGIKVDLGAKPLAGSTGEKITEGLDGLRDRLKEYREIGARFAKWRAVIALSDTLPSPTCVQANAHALARYVALCQEVGVVPIVEPEVLMDGSHTIERCEEVTGIVLHEVFNALFDQKVSLEGMLLKPNMVISGKECAKQASVKEVAVATLRCLSRHVPAAVPGIVFLSGGQDHLAATMHLSAINQLEGPKPWKLTFSYGRALQDEALRAWRGKNENLKAGQQAFYHRAMCDSAAALGRYTNAMEGRPARA, from the coding sequence ATGAAAACCACCGACTTGGCAATGACCGCGCGGTCGCTCGTGGCGGACGGAAAAGGAATCCTGGCGGCCGACGAGACCCCGCCGACCATGACGAAACGCCTCGACGCGCGAAAGATCGAATCGACGCCGGACAGCCGTCGGGCCTACCGCGAGATGTTCTTTACCACACCCGGAATCGCCGAGTTCATCAGCGGCGTCATCCTGCAGGATGAGACGATCCGTCAGAGGGCATCGAAGGGAACCGGGCTGGCCGATCTGCTCGCGAAGCAGGGGATCCTCCCCGGCATCAAAGTCGATCTCGGCGCGAAACCGCTGGCCGGTTCGACCGGAGAAAAAATCACCGAAGGCCTCGACGGGCTCCGTGACCGCCTAAAGGAATACCGCGAAATCGGCGCGCGTTTCGCCAAATGGCGTGCGGTGATCGCCCTAAGCGATACGCTCCCGAGCCCAACCTGCGTACAAGCGAACGCGCACGCGCTCGCCCGATATGTCGCACTTTGTCAGGAGGTGGGCGTGGTTCCCATCGTTGAACCTGAAGTCCTCATGGATGGATCGCACACGATCGAGCGATGCGAGGAAGTGACGGGCATCGTCCTTCACGAGGTCTTCAACGCGCTCTTCGACCAGAAGGTGTCTCTCGAAGGAATGCTGCTCAAGCCGAACATGGTCATATCGGGTAAGGAGTGTGCCAAGCAGGCCTCCGTCAAAGAAGTGGCGGTCGCAACGCTGCGCTGTCTCAGCCGGCATGTTCCGGCCGCCGTCCCCGGCATCGTCTTCCTGTCCGGCGGGCAGGATCATCTCGCGGCCACCATGCATCTGAGCGCGATCAATCAGCTCGAGGGACCGAAACCCTGGAAGCTCACTTTTTCGTACGGGCGGGCCTTGCAGGACGAGGCACTCAGAGCCTGGCGTGGAAAGAACGAAAACCTCAAAGCGGGCCAGCAGGCGTTCTATCATCGGGCCATGTGCGACAGCGCGGCCGCCCTGGGCCGATATACCAACGCCATGGAAGGCCGACCGGCGAGGGCTTGA
- a CDS encoding glucosidase has translation MDAEKKRLEEAREQKAPWKKWGPYLSERQWGTVREDYSENGDAWNFFTHDQARSRAYRWGEDGIAGISDDKQRLCFALALWNGKDPILKERLFGLTNSQGNHGEDVKEYYFYLDCTPTHSYMKYLYKYPQAAYPYADLVETNSRRSRNDMEYELLDTGVFNADRYFDVFVEYAKGDPEDILVKITAHNRGPEAAELHLLPTLWFRNDWASWISESNRAAGKPNIKQVKATSGTSTVEAMHSLLGKFVLSCEGEAPLLFTDNTTNNDRLFPGHPNPDPYVKDGINDFVVQGRKGAVNPGKTGTKAAAHYRLKVAPKGSATVRLRLTANGPAVPFGPEFESIFAARLKEADEFYRSVTPPSISPDAANVMRQAIAGMLWSKQFFFFDGDSWLEEHHSHPLHHGYRMARNSEWFHMVNEDVISMPDKWEYPWYAAWDLAFHTLPLSIVDPDFAKEQMKLMLRGVYLHPSGQMPAYEWNFSDVNPPVHAFATLFLHRTEQALRGETDVDFLKAAFNKLLLNFTWWVNRKDRFGKNVFEGGFLGLDNIGVFDRSAPLPTGGHLEQADGTAWMALFSQNMGELAIELACHDISYEDMVVKFAEHFYYIAAAMNRPGQGGMWDEEDGFYYDLLRLPDGSATRLKVRSMVGLLPLCASTNIEKWQRERIPGAMAQIMERLRRMPELANTIHPTGPGHFGVADRGIMALVNPERLRRILSKMLDENEFLGPYGIRSLSKFHEKQPYVFRTGGQEYRVNYLPAESNTGMFGGNSNWRGPVWMPVNIMLIRALLNYYLYYGDNFTIECPTGSGKMMNLFEVSKEISDRLSRIFLRDGRGWRAVYGGTEKFQTDPHWRDHILFYEYFHGDNGAGLGASHQTGWTGLVAKTIQLYGFLDAKRALEGGKQTAFRKGATGAGEG, from the coding sequence ATGGACGCCGAAAAGAAACGCCTTGAAGAGGCCCGAGAGCAAAAGGCCCCCTGGAAGAAGTGGGGACCCTACCTCAGTGAACGACAGTGGGGGACCGTACGCGAGGATTACAGCGAGAACGGTGACGCCTGGAATTTCTTTACCCACGATCAGGCCCGCTCGCGCGCCTACCGTTGGGGCGAGGACGGCATCGCCGGCATTTCCGATGACAAACAGCGCCTCTGCTTCGCGCTTGCGCTGTGGAATGGGAAGGACCCCATCCTGAAGGAACGGCTCTTCGGGCTTACGAACAGTCAGGGCAACCACGGCGAGGACGTGAAGGAGTATTACTTCTATCTCGACTGCACGCCGACTCATTCGTATATGAAGTATCTCTACAAGTATCCCCAAGCGGCCTATCCCTACGCGGACCTGGTCGAGACAAACAGTCGTCGCAGCCGCAACGACATGGAGTACGAACTCCTCGACACCGGCGTCTTCAATGCCGACCGCTACTTCGACGTCTTCGTCGAGTATGCCAAGGGTGATCCCGAGGACATCCTCGTCAAGATCACGGCTCACAACCGCGGGCCGGAGGCTGCGGAACTGCATCTCTTGCCGACACTGTGGTTCCGCAACGACTGGGCATCATGGATCTCTGAATCCAACCGGGCTGCCGGGAAACCGAACATCAAGCAGGTCAAGGCAACCTCGGGCACGAGCACCGTCGAGGCAATGCATTCGCTGCTGGGCAAATTCGTCCTTTCCTGCGAAGGCGAGGCGCCGCTGCTCTTCACCGATAACACAACGAATAATGACAGGCTCTTTCCCGGCCACCCCAATCCCGACCCGTATGTCAAGGACGGCATCAACGACTTCGTTGTCCAGGGCCGCAAGGGAGCAGTGAATCCCGGGAAGACCGGGACGAAGGCGGCGGCGCATTACCGTCTGAAGGTCGCTCCAAAGGGATCTGCGACCGTGCGTCTGCGCCTGACCGCAAATGGCCCGGCCGTGCCGTTCGGTCCCGAGTTCGAATCAATCTTCGCAGCACGGCTCAAGGAGGCGGATGAATTCTATCGCTCTGTGACCCCGCCGTCGATCTCGCCGGACGCGGCCAACGTGATGCGCCAGGCCATCGCCGGCATGCTCTGGAGCAAGCAGTTCTTCTTCTTCGACGGCGACAGTTGGCTGGAGGAGCACCACTCCCACCCCCTCCATCACGGATATCGAATGGCCCGGAACTCGGAGTGGTTCCACATGGTGAATGAGGACGTCATCTCCATGCCCGACAAGTGGGAATACCCCTGGTACGCGGCCTGGGACCTCGCCTTTCACACGCTGCCACTCTCGATCGTGGACCCTGACTTCGCCAAGGAACAGATGAAACTGATGCTCCGCGGCGTCTACCTGCACCCCAGCGGCCAGATGCCTGCGTACGAGTGGAACTTCAGCGACGTGAACCCTCCGGTGCATGCGTTTGCGACGCTCTTCCTCCATCGCACCGAGCAGGCCCTGCGCGGAGAAACGGATGTGGATTTTCTCAAGGCGGCCTTCAACAAGCTCCTGCTGAACTTCACCTGGTGGGTGAACCGGAAGGACCGGTTCGGCAAGAACGTCTTCGAGGGCGGCTTCCTCGGCCTCGACAACATCGGCGTCTTCGACCGCAGCGCGCCGCTCCCCACGGGCGGCCACCTCGAGCAGGCGGACGGCACGGCCTGGATGGCGCTGTTCAGCCAGAACATGGGTGAGCTTGCGATCGAGCTCGCGTGCCACGACATCTCCTACGAGGATATGGTCGTCAAGTTCGCCGAGCACTTCTACTATATTGCCGCGGCCATGAACCGCCCCGGTCAAGGTGGCATGTGGGACGAGGAGGACGGCTTCTACTACGACCTGCTTCGTCTCCCTGATGGCAGCGCCACGCGTCTCAAGGTCCGCTCGATGGTGGGGCTCCTGCCCTTGTGCGCCAGCACGAACATCGAAAAGTGGCAGCGTGAGCGCATTCCGGGGGCGATGGCGCAGATCATGGAACGCTTGCGCCGGATGCCCGAGCTAGCGAACACCATACACCCTACGGGTCCCGGCCACTTCGGCGTGGCAGACCGCGGGATCATGGCCTTGGTCAACCCGGAGCGGCTTCGCCGGATTCTCTCCAAGATGCTGGACGAGAACGAGTTCCTGGGTCCCTACGGAATCCGCTCGCTCTCGAAGTTTCACGAGAAGCAGCCGTATGTCTTCCGGACCGGCGGCCAGGAGTACAGGGTCAACTATCTCCCCGCCGAGTCGAACACCGGCATGTTCGGCGGCAATTCCAACTGGAGGGGGCCGGTCTGGATGCCGGTGAACATCATGCTCATTCGGGCGCTGCTGAACTACTACCTGTACTACGGCGACAATTTCACCATCGAATGCCCGACGGGATCCGGGAAGATGATGAACCTCTTCGAGGTTTCCAAGGAGATTTCTGACCGGCTCAGCCGGATCTTCCTGCGGGACGGTCGCGGTTGGCGGGCGGTCTACGGTGGAACAGAGAAGTTCCAGACCGATCCCCATTGGCGCGACCACATACTTTTCTACGAGTACTTTCACGGCGACAACGGCGCGGGACTGGGCGCCAGCCATCAGACCGGCTGGACCGGACTTGTGGCCAAGACCATCCAGCTGTACGGCTTCCTGGACGCCAAGCGGGCGCTGGAGGGGGGCAAGCAGACCGCGTTCAGGAAGGGCGCCACGGGCGCCGGGGAGGGATGA
- a CDS encoding phosphoketolase family protein, with amino-acid sequence MGNPLSDKELELMNAYWRACNYLSVGMIYLQDNPLLKEPLKTEHVKHRLLGHWGASPALSFVWVHLNRMILKHDLDVIFVAGPGHGAPGVLGPAYLEGTYSEIYPDKSEDAEGMQKFFKQFSFPGHIGSHVTPETPGSIHEGGELGYSLSHAYGMAFDNPDLIIACVVGDGEAETGPLATAWHSNKFINPVRDGAVLPILNLNGYKIANPTILARVSHEELEALFVGYGYKPYFVEGDDPAVMHQTMAATLEEAIGEIRSIQKGARQTNNPFRPRWPMIVLRSPKGWTGPKEIKGHKVEGFWRSHQVPFSDVRDNPANLKLLEDWMGSYRPEELFDATGKLKPELKALAPKGHRRMSANPHANGGLLRKELKLPDFRNYAVKVEQAGKVLHENTKPLGEFLRDVMRNNMTNFRVFGPDETASNRLQAVYEASKKTWMADLLPEDLDGSELSRDGRVMEMLSEHTLIGWLEGYLLTGRHGFFHTYEAFAHVIDSMFNQHAKWLDISKNHVPWRASVASETILLSSTVWRQDHNGFSHQDPGFIDLVTNKSSSVTRIYLPPDANTLLSVADHCLRSTDYINVIVADKQKHLQFTTIEEAVVHCAKGLGIWGRASTDAGEEPDVVLASCGDVATQEALAAAAILRERVPDLRLRFVNVVDLFKLQPASEHPHGSTDREFDSLFTTDKPIIFNFHGYPWLIHKLAYRFKGHENLHVRGYKEKGNINTPLELALLNETSRFNLVIDVIDRVPKLRTKAAHLKEEMKNAIIDNMNYAHEHGTDRPEITNWVWPF; translated from the coding sequence ATGGGAAATCCATTATCCGATAAAGAACTGGAGTTGATGAATGCCTATTGGAGGGCTTGTAATTATCTCTCGGTCGGGATGATTTACCTTCAAGATAATCCCCTGCTCAAAGAACCCTTGAAGACGGAGCATGTGAAGCACCGGCTGCTCGGTCACTGGGGCGCAAGCCCGGCGCTGTCCTTCGTTTGGGTGCATCTGAACCGGATGATCCTCAAACACGATCTCGACGTGATCTTCGTGGCCGGGCCCGGTCACGGCGCGCCGGGGGTGCTGGGGCCGGCCTATCTTGAAGGCACCTACTCCGAGATCTATCCGGACAAGAGCGAGGACGCGGAAGGGATGCAAAAGTTCTTCAAGCAGTTCTCCTTTCCCGGCCATATCGGGAGCCACGTGACGCCGGAGACGCCCGGTTCCATCCACGAAGGCGGCGAGCTCGGCTACAGTCTTTCTCACGCCTACGGCATGGCGTTCGACAATCCCGATCTCATCATCGCATGCGTGGTGGGAGACGGCGAGGCCGAGACCGGACCGCTCGCGACGGCCTGGCATTCCAACAAATTCATCAACCCCGTACGCGACGGGGCGGTGCTGCCGATCCTGAACTTGAACGGCTACAAGATCGCCAACCCGACGATCCTGGCGCGTGTAAGCCACGAGGAGCTGGAGGCGCTGTTTGTCGGCTACGGCTACAAGCCCTATTTCGTGGAAGGGGACGATCCGGCCGTGATGCACCAAACGATGGCCGCCACGCTCGAAGAGGCGATCGGCGAGATTCGTTCGATTCAAAAGGGGGCGCGGCAAACGAACAACCCCTTCCGTCCGCGCTGGCCGATGATCGTGCTGCGCTCGCCGAAAGGCTGGACCGGGCCGAAGGAAATCAAAGGACACAAAGTGGAAGGATTCTGGCGCTCTCATCAGGTTCCCTTTTCCGATGTGCGCGACAATCCGGCGAACCTCAAACTCCTGGAAGACTGGATGGGTAGCTACAGGCCCGAGGAGCTGTTCGATGCCACCGGTAAGCTCAAGCCCGAACTCAAAGCGCTTGCGCCCAAGGGCCATCGGCGGATGAGCGCCAACCCGCATGCCAACGGCGGGCTGCTGCGCAAGGAACTCAAGCTCCCGGATTTCCGAAATTACGCCGTGAAGGTGGAACAGGCCGGCAAGGTCTTGCATGAGAATACCAAGCCGCTGGGCGAGTTCCTGCGCGACGTGATGCGAAACAACATGACCAATTTCCGCGTCTTCGGTCCGGACGAGACCGCCTCGAACCGGCTTCAGGCCGTTTATGAAGCGAGCAAGAAGACCTGGATGGCGGATCTGTTGCCGGAGGACCTGGACGGAAGCGAACTGTCGCGTGACGGCCGGGTGATGGAGATGCTCTCGGAGCATACATTGATCGGCTGGCTGGAGGGTTATCTGCTCACGGGCCGGCACGGGTTCTTCCACACCTACGAAGCCTTTGCCCACGTCATCGATTCCATGTTCAACCAGCACGCCAAATGGCTGGACATTTCCAAGAACCATGTGCCCTGGCGCGCCTCGGTCGCCTCCGAGACCATACTCCTGTCGTCCACGGTCTGGCGCCAGGATCACAACGGCTTTTCGCATCAGGACCCGGGCTTCATCGACCTGGTCACCAACAAGAGCTCGAGCGTGACCCGAATCTATCTTCCGCCCGATGCCAACACATTGCTGTCGGTCGCGGACCACTGTCTTCGGTCGACCGACTACATCAACGTCATCGTGGCCGACAAACAGAAACATCTCCAGTTCACCACGATCGAGGAGGCGGTCGTGCATTGCGCCAAGGGTCTCGGAATCTGGGGACGGGCGAGCACGGACGCGGGCGAAGAGCCGGATGTGGTGCTGGCTTCCTGCGGCGACGTGGCCACCCAGGAGGCGTTGGCCGCCGCCGCGATCCTGCGCGAGCGCGTGCCCGATCTGAGGCTGCGCTTCGTCAACGTGGTGGATCTGTTCAAGCTGCAGCCGGCTTCCGAGCATCCACACGGGTCGACGGACCGCGAATTCGACAGCCTGTTCACGACCGACAAGCCGATCATCTTCAATTTCCACGGCTATCCCTGGCTGATTCATAAGCTCGCCTATCGTTTCAAGGGACACGAGAACCTGCATGTGCGCGGCTACAAGGAAAAGGGGAATATCAATACACCGCTCGAGCTGGCGCTGCTGAACGAAACCTCGCGGTTCAACCTCGTCATCGACGTGATCGATCGGGTGCCGAAGCTGCGCACGAAGGCCGCGCATTTAAAGGAGGAGATGAAGAACGCCATCATCGACAACATGAACTACGCGCACGAGCACGGCACCGACCGGCCGGAGATCACCAACTGGGTCTGGCCGTTTTAG